The Drosophila innubila isolate TH190305 chromosome 2L unlocalized genomic scaffold, UK_Dinn_1.0 4_B_2L, whole genome shotgun sequence genome segment CAGATCTGAGTCCATTAAATTCTTATGCTGTCATATCTATGCTAACGCCTTTTTCACAAATTGAATGGCTTTGATTTACCAcatttttaacaacaaaaaattattgtattaacCTTAGTCGTTAACTCACCCACAAAATCTCGATCTCCCACTGCGTGCATGCTATTCCCAGTAACTGCAGAAAATCCCAGACGTTCAGCCAGCCACAGTCGATCAATGCCCAAGGGATTTCCAGCAAGAGCACCACTACCCAAAGGTAAGACATTGGACCGATCACGAAGCTCGCCGAGACGCATGCAATCCTCGCGCAGGGCAAAGGCATGGGAGAGCAGCCAGTGGGAGAATTGCACGGGCTGAGCACGCTGCAGATGCGTGTATCCCGGCATGAGGACGCCCAAATGCGTCTCCGCTTGCTCGGCCATGGACTTGATAAGCAGACGCAGCCGGCCCAAAGTCTCACGGATGGCCTTGCGTAGCCAGAGTTTCATGTCGGTGACAACCTGATCATTGCGACTACGTCCTGTGTGGAGGCGCTTTCCCAATTCTCCGGTAATCTCAACAAGTAGACGTTCATTGACCGTGTGGACATCCTCATCGCTGGGTAGAAACTTGACGAGACTCTCGATCCAATCGTAGCGTATCAGCTCCAGACTCTTAACCAGCTTATCACACTCGGCGTCCTTGAGATGACCTGCCCGGTGGAGTGCCTCGGCGTAGGCTTTGCTCGCATCCAAATCGTCCGCATAGAGACGGGCATCGTGGAGCAAACTATTGTTCAGCTCCATCATCGCACCGTTGGGCTTTTCAGTGAAGCGTCCACCCCACAGTTGATATCCCTGTGATTGCTTCACCTCCTGATTTCCTTGTTGTTTGTCCGTCATTTTTGATACGCTTCTCGACGTTGTTGATTGTCAACTAAATGCCAGCTGTTTGCactgttgatttttataaaaattaatagtgtacatatgtttatacatatatatttatatatatacttatgaaTTTATTACGGCCAGTTGCTTTATATATTCGTCTTATCTTTGGAAATTGTACGTTACTTCTTATATGATTTCATGAGCTGTGTTTGGATGCGTCAAAAGCCAAAGTACTATGCAGTTAATTTGTGGTTTTGAACTCTTGTAACTTAACTAATAATGCTAGCAAGAccatataaattcaaaaaattaaagctaacagtaaaaatttaaaattttttataaataaaaaaattaaaaaagattacAAAAAAGAGTTCAATTGAGAtgattaagatattttaaaattacagaaatattaaaaaacaaatcgaaaccaatataaatacgtatttgcatttgtttaatttattttgtataataaacatGCATATACTTATTAGTATATATTTACtctttgcaataaaaattaaatatatataaaataataaaaatcaataagaaGGCGgtcaaaatacatttaaattcagttgcattattttttttcttaattttctgaAAACGATACAGCTATTTGACTTCTATTgaccaattttttaatttgttttcttgaCTTAGTCTGtaggcaaacaaaaacaaacaaatacaaatacaaatagacTGCGTTATCAGCACAGACTAGCAGCACTTTAGGTGTAGCCTCTGACGTTGAAGCGAAGTCGCCAACAGATTAGAAATGTTCGGATTGTGATAAGCGCGCGACTGACAAGAAATATTGGCCGTTATTCACTTTAATGGCTATTTAAGATCCTCTAGAAAGAGCTTGTTTAGTTCGCAGCATAGACGATGCAGAGGCAGACCCATCACAGCGTAAAAGTCGCCATCGATGCGAGGAATCATCGCGCCTCCGGGTCCTCGTACTCCATAGGCTCCCGCCTTGTCGCTGCAGAGGAAGAGAGCAAAGATGAGCAGGATAATGGTTAGAATATGTCCAGCTACTCACAGTGGATCACCGCTGTCCACGTAGCTTTGGATTTGCTCCGCTGTCAGCTGGCCAAAGTAAACGTCGGCGGTATCCGTAAATTGACGCACGCCGTTTGCGTGCTTAAGCACAACGCCCGTAAAGACGCGATTGCATTTACCGGAGAGACTGCAGAAGGTTAACTTTAGTGTGCTGTTCTTCTCCAAGAGATGGCAACTCACTTGGTCAACATGCGAACTGCATCGGCGGAATCCACTGGCTTGCCGTAAATCTCATTTCCCAATGTGACCATCGTATCTGCAGCTATCACAATCAGTTTCTTGTCATCGCCAGCGGTGCTCAAGCGGCTGAACACCTCATCCGCCTTGCCCAATGCTGTTGCCTCTATAAAGTCCGTGAAATCCTTAAAGTCCGCCGGGTTGAGATCCTCCTTGAATGTGGAGGGACACAGTTCTGCATTGAGACCCTAAATCACAACAATTtcgtttaaattgttttattttaatttgcttttatttagcAGACCACGTAACAATCTCAGCTGTTATTGTGTATAATTACCACCATTTGCACTAGTTCCTTCCGACGGGGAGAACCGCTGGCGAGGACAATGCGGTAGTTGCCCAACAAGTGTTTTATTGGCGCCAACatagcataaatttaaatagtagTTGGTTAATTTCAACGATAAATATTTAGGCGCGCTAACTCAGCAAAACAAAGCCATGTGCCAGAAGTAGGGATGTCGAAATatcatcgatatatcgatatatgtatagatattttttggtgatgatatatttttgggcaattttttttctggcgataatatcaaaatcaatataattttttgatattatttagcGAAATTTTTAGCCGTTACCTTAGTAGATCTACTAAGCAAATAAAGTATCGAGAACACATTTCATACAACTAAAGCGTCGGCGTTCACTATGGACCAGAAAAAAAATCGTcctttcattataattaaagtgTATTTTTGCTTGGTATTGAAACAGCGTACTAAAAGTGATGCAACAGACAAATCGATAATATATCGTTTGGCCACCACCACTCATCGAGAGACAGCAAAACAACGCGAATTCATTCGGCATAACGCGATTTCAGTTGCcgaaaaaagttttgttgtgcaattgctaaaaaaaaaccacaattGAACGTTTGAAAGCCGAGTGACAATTTATAACGTTTGCTCTTGGGCAGTGGGAGAGTGAaagaaagcagcagcagctgctgcagttaACGTGAATTCGTGAATTAAGAAGCGAGTGATTTCTTGATTAAAGCGCATAGAAACAAGAGAAGAACAAGAGAAAAATCGAAATGAAGAAGCAGCATGAATTTCGCTAGATTACGTGTGTGTATGgccgtgtgtatgtgtgtgtctatatTAGCTtagtgatatttttaattgtgctTTATGCCCGCCGACGCCGACGTAGCCCGTTGTCAAATTAATTCCGCTGTGTCGAACACATTTGCCGTTAGTCAgtaccagcagcagcagcaacatttacAGCTAAGCAGAGGCTCGTGTCTACGTGCCCATAACAAACCAGAAAACcaacgtcgctgtcgctgtccgTCCGCCAGCGAACGTCACCTTGAAGTgccactgccgctgccgcagTCACAAGGCGCGCACAAGTCGACGTTGTCGGTtgtcggttgttgttgcttcctCGCCGTCTCGCTTCCTTCtccgacaacaacagcaaagtcCAACTCTGGGCCAACCCCGAGTGTGTGAGAAGGTTGGTGATAGAACccaataataattaacacaTTATACTATGTTTCTACTGATaagcattttttattgttaatttgctCAATTGTACATTCATCAGCCCAAAACAGCTaatgtttgtttacttttgtcAGCGACTGTTATGGCAAAATTGAGAACATTGCGTAAACATTTTGCGGCGTCAATCAATGTAAATTTTGCGTGTAACATGTAGACGAGAGCTGTTTCAAAAGTcagcgaaaaataaaattttagacaaattgtgttcaaattaaaaataattaactatatGATACTAAagagttttcatttattttatttactttagaataaataatataaaaatgattgatATTTgttatccaaaaaaaaataaataagcgtTTTAGtatgatatgatataataaatGGAGTTTTCATTAATagatataaaagaaaaaaatgccaATTCATATATCGTAAACAGGTTATGTTTTTTGCttattctaatttaaaagctttgttaattagtaaataacatatatactttttaaacAGCTCctaaacaaatttgcaaattgatCAGCCAAATAGGAAgtgcacaatttatttataaacaaaatgttaaaattttcgcagtttatttattgcaaactAGACGCGCCA includes the following:
- the LOC117780553 gene encoding dTTP/UTP pyrophosphatase — translated: MLAPIKHLLGNYRIVLASGSPRRKELVQMVGLNAELCPSTFKEDLNPADFKDFTDFIEATALGKADEVFSRLSTAGDDKKLIVIAADTMVTLGNEIYGKPVDSADAVRMLTNLSGKCNRVFTGVVLKHANGVRQFTDTADVYFGQLTAEQIQSYVDSGDPLDKAGAYGVRGPGGAMIPRIDGDFYAVMGLPLHRLCCELNKLFLEDLK
- the LOC117780119 gene encoding LOW QUALITY PROTEIN: argininosuccinate lyase (The sequence of the model RefSeq protein was modified relative to this genomic sequence to represent the inferred CDS: inserted 1 base in 1 codon); protein product: MTDKQQGNQEVKQSQGYQLWGGRFTEKPNGAMMELNNSLLHDARLYADDLDASKAYAEALHRAGHLKDAECDKLVKSLELIRYDWIESLVKFLPSDEDVHTVNERLLVEITGELGKRLHTGRSRNDQVVTDMKLWLRKAIRETLGRLRLLIKSMAEQAETHLGVLMPGYTHLQRAQPVQFSHWLLSHAFALREDCMRLGELRDRSNVLPLGSGALAGNPLGIDRLWLAERLGFSAVTGNSMHAVGDRDFVVDFIYCCSMISLHLSRLAEDLIIYSTKEFDFIRLADPYVSGSSLMPQKRNPDSLELIRGISGLITSNLTGIMMTIKGTPSSYNKDLQFDKQYCFQAFDKLSQSLNVAVGVIQTMTVQRHQLESALSSDLLATDWAYYLVKKGVPFRXAHHHIGLVVTMAEQRGVDITELPLGELQQICKAFGSDIASVADYAVNLQKYDVIGGTSTASIMEQLRLLKKLDKELIQQS